One window from the genome of Nicotiana sylvestris chromosome 9, ASM39365v2, whole genome shotgun sequence encodes:
- the LOC104221602 gene encoding uncharacterized protein, with the protein MVQFYYGVYFFLSNHPCCQSSLLLFQRRIKSKQYYYNKTSHISPTNISHLVFGIAGSSNTWGNKKWYIHSWWKPNITRGFLFLDRTPNEHLPWPSSSPPFKISDDNSRYAPYHKHGMPFAIRMLRVIEETFNVEHSPGVRWYVMTDDDTVLLIDNLVDVLSKYDHRKYYYVGMNSECLVSNFGMSFQMAFGGAGYALSYPLAQAVAKNMDTCIKRYPFLYGSDHILQACIADLGVTITLENGFHQIDLRRDISGFLSAHPQSPFLSLHHLDLVAPIFPLMNHHEAVNHLMTAARVDQSRLLQQSTCYLKKYNWTFSVSWGYSINIYEKIHSPSFLERPLETFSEWRKGARPPYMFNVRQLTNDSCEIPHVLFFDSVEGTRLNHIVTRYIKRTPRAMPACGSSGNHSADDVSKIRVFSPMHKLHVVAGNRRECCDIVQPIGMDSMAIKLRTCMKHEIIA; encoded by the exons ATGGTACAATTCTATTATGGAG tttactttttcttgtccaaccATCCATGTTGTCAATCCTCCCTATTACTCTTCCAAAGAAGAATCAAGTCAAAGcaatattactacaataaaaCATCCCACATTTCACCTACGAATATTAGCCACTTAGTTTTTGGAATTGCAGGCTCATCAAATACATGGGGCAACAAAAAATGGTATATCCATTCTTGGTGGAAACCAAATATAACAAGGGGATTTCTTTTCTTAGATAGAACCCCAAATGAGCACCTACCCTGGCCTTCTTCCTCTCCTCCTTTTAAAATATCTGATGACAATTCGCGATACGCGCCTTACCACAAGCACGGAATGCCATTTGCAATCAGAATGTTGAGAGTGATTGAGGAAACATTCAATGTGGAGCACAGTCCAGGGGTCAGGTGGTATGTTATGACGGACGATGACACTGTGCTATTGATTGACAATTTGGTCGATGTTCTTTCCAAGTATGATCACAGAAAGTACTATTACGTTGGGATGAATTCGGAGTGTCTTGTCAGTAACTTTGGTATGTCGTTTCAAATGGCATTTGGTGGAGCTGGTTATGCTTTAAGTTATCCCTTAGCTCAAGCTGTGGCTAAGAACATGGATACGTGTATCAAGAGGTATCCATTTTTATATGGCAGTGACCACATTTTACAAGCTTGTATTGCTGATTTAGGCGTCACCATTACACTAGAAAATGGGTTTCATCAG ATTGACCTGCGCCGTGACATATCTGGTTTTTTATCAGCACATCCTCAGTCTCCATTCCTCTCTCTCCATCACCTTGACTTAGTAGCTCCAATTTTCCCTCTAATGAACCATCACGAGGCCGTAAACCATCTAATGACAGCAGCAAGAGTAGATCAATCCAGATTATTACAGCAAAGCACATGCTACCTAAAGAAATACAATTGGACATTCTCAGTGTCATGGGGCTATTCCATTAACATCTATGAGAAGATTCATTCTCCAAGTTTTCTTGAAAGACCCCTTGAGACATTTTCCGAATGGAGGAAAGGAGCAAGGCCACCTTACATGTTTAATGTTAGACAATTAACTAATGATTCTTGTGAAATTCCTCATGTTCTCTtctttgattctgtcgaaggaACAAGATTAAACCACATTGTTACGAGATACATCAAGAGAACTCCAAGGGCGATGCCCGCATGTGGGTCGAGCGGCAATCATTCTGCGGATGATGTCTCAAAAATTCGTGTCTTTTCTCCCATGCATAAGCTTCATGTAGTG GCTGGTAATAGAAGAGAATGTTGTGACATTGTGCAACCCATTGGAATGGATTCGATGGCTATCAAACTTAGGACTTGTATGAAACATGAAATTATTGCCTGA